Proteins encoded together in one Flavobacteriales bacterium window:
- the recR gene encoding recombination protein RecR, translating to MSTSSVLLENAVDQLATLPGIGRRTAMRMALDLLRRDVAAVQRFSEAVRRLREEVRYCAECCNISDQPVCGICASPSRDRGVVCVVEDIRDVVAIENTHQFKGLYHVLGGVISPMDGVGPDDLQVARLLERVDSGSVREVVLALGATLEGDTTCFYLNRRLQERGITVSQIARGISVGGDLEHVDELTLGRSIMDRKPYEQGVKR from the coding sequence GTGAGCACCTCGTCCGTCCTGCTGGAGAACGCCGTGGACCAACTGGCGACCCTGCCCGGCATCGGACGGCGCACGGCCATGCGCATGGCGCTCGACCTGCTGAGGCGCGATGTCGCCGCCGTGCAGCGCTTCAGTGAAGCGGTGCGCCGGTTGCGGGAAGAGGTGCGCTACTGCGCCGAATGCTGCAACATCAGCGACCAGCCGGTGTGCGGCATTTGCGCATCGCCCTCTCGTGACCGCGGCGTGGTGTGCGTGGTGGAGGACATCCGCGACGTGGTGGCGATCGAGAACACGCATCAGTTCAAGGGCCTCTACCATGTGCTCGGCGGGGTCATCAGCCCCATGGACGGCGTGGGCCCGGACGACCTGCAGGTCGCCCGGCTGCTGGAGCGTGTGGACAGCGGCTCTGTGCGGGAGGTGGTGCTGGCCCTGGGGGCCACGCTGGAGGGCGACACCACCTGTTTCTACCTGAACCGGCGTCTCCAGGAGCGCGGCATCACCGTGAGCCAGATCGCGCGCGGGATCAGTGTGGGGGGCGACCTGGAGCATGTGGACGAGCTCACCCTGGGCCGCAGCATCATGGACCGGAAACCTTACGAGCAAGGGGTGAAGCGATAG
- a CDS encoding glycosyltransferase, which produces MKLSVIIVNYNVRAYLEQCLRAVFAAMEGVPGEVFVVDNQSTDGSVEMVRERFPQVRLLANTENVGFSRANNQAIREAKGDHILLLNPDTIVGEDVFRTVVAYMDADPKVGGVGVKMIDGTGRFLPESKRGLPTPAVAFYKIIGLARVFPRSSVFGRYHLGHLPEDRTARIEILSGACMFLRKRTLDEVGLLDESFFMYGEDIDLSYRITLGGYENHYVPQARILHYKGESTKKSSVNYVFVFYNAMAIFARKHFTRKGPDLFSALIRGAIYLSAAGALLSRFFHRALLPLLDATALAALLLLAGPHVGVMQWADGAPRHLLPFLSAALTCLALFGAYDRPIRLGHAVKGATAATLLMAAWWSWRMQAWPGTWALLTCLVLMTGTAFAIRGLLHLLRVKGYALRPSHRLRIAAIGSPERARQALDLLWQTHFGLGRQLVEPPEVLQRTKRTAELCRNLHDQRYDEVVLCAGDLTWTTVIDALERLRTSGAVFKIAQPDGQAIISPNSIESLQDLLVLEAHAVNSPASRRTKRITDVVVAVVLMLTLPVNLWFVRQRRGYMANLWQVLLGDRTWVGYHRHPSRAAKLPHLQRGVLDPVRSLGVPADALIVDRLNLMYAKDYRVWDDLRYIRRGFALMGS; this is translated from the coding sequence ATGAAACTCTCCGTCATCATCGTCAACTACAACGTCCGGGCCTACCTGGAGCAGTGCCTGCGGGCGGTGTTCGCCGCGATGGAAGGGGTGCCCGGCGAGGTGTTCGTGGTGGACAACCAGAGCACGGACGGCAGTGTGGAGATGGTGCGGGAGCGGTTCCCGCAGGTGCGGCTGTTGGCCAATACCGAGAACGTGGGCTTCAGCCGGGCCAACAACCAGGCCATCCGCGAGGCCAAGGGCGATCACATCCTTCTCCTGAACCCCGACACCATCGTGGGCGAGGATGTGTTCCGCACGGTTGTGGCCTACATGGACGCCGATCCCAAGGTCGGAGGAGTGGGCGTGAAGATGATCGATGGCACAGGGCGCTTCCTGCCGGAGAGCAAGCGCGGGCTGCCGACACCGGCCGTGGCCTTCTACAAGATCATCGGGCTGGCGCGCGTCTTCCCCCGCAGCAGCGTGTTCGGCCGCTACCACCTGGGGCATCTGCCGGAGGACCGTACGGCGCGGATCGAGATCCTGTCCGGGGCCTGCATGTTCCTGCGCAAGCGGACGCTGGACGAAGTGGGCTTGCTGGATGAGAGCTTCTTCATGTACGGGGAGGACATCGACCTCAGTTACCGCATCACGCTGGGGGGTTACGAGAACCACTACGTGCCTCAGGCGCGCATCCTGCACTACAAGGGCGAGAGCACCAAGAAGAGCAGCGTGAACTATGTGTTCGTCTTCTACAACGCGATGGCCATTTTCGCCAGGAAGCACTTCACGCGCAAGGGGCCTGACCTGTTCAGCGCGCTGATCCGCGGGGCCATTTACCTGAGCGCGGCCGGAGCCCTGCTCAGCCGCTTCTTCCACCGCGCGCTGCTGCCCCTGCTCGATGCCACGGCCCTTGCGGCCCTGCTGCTGCTGGCCGGCCCGCATGTGGGCGTGATGCAATGGGCCGACGGAGCGCCGCGCCACCTCCTTCCCTTTCTCTCCGCGGCGCTCACCTGCCTGGCCCTCTTCGGTGCGTACGACCGGCCCATCCGGCTCGGGCACGCGGTGAAGGGCGCCACCGCCGCCACCCTGCTGATGGCCGCGTGGTGGAGCTGGCGGATGCAGGCCTGGCCGGGCACATGGGCCCTGCTCACCTGCCTGGTCCTGATGACCGGGACCGCCTTCGCCATCCGCGGCCTGCTGCACCTGCTGCGGGTGAAGGGCTATGCCTTGCGGCCCAGCCACCGGCTGCGCATCGCGGCGATCGGCTCGCCCGAGCGGGCCCGGCAGGCGCTGGACCTGTTGTGGCAGACCCACTTCGGTCTCGGGCGCCAGCTCGTGGAGCCACCAGAAGTGCTGCAGCGCACGAAGCGAACGGCCGAACTGTGCCGGAACCTCCACGATCAGCGGTACGACGAAGTGGTCCTCTGCGCAGGCGACCTCACCTGGACCACGGTGATCGACGCCCTGGAGCGGCTCCGGACCAGCGGCGCTGTGTTCAAGATCGCCCAACCCGACGGCCAGGCCATCATCAGCCCCAACAGCATCGAGAGCCTGCAGGATCTTCTCGTCCTGGAGGCCCACGCGGTGAACAGCCCGGCATCCCGACGCACCAAGCGCATCACGGACGTGGTGGTGGCGGTCGTGCTGATGTTGACCCTGCCGGTCAACCTGTGGTTCGTGCGGCAGCGCCGGGGCTACATGGCCAACCTGTGGCAGGTGCTGCTCGGCGATAGAACCTGGGTGGGCTATCACCGGCACCCGTCGCGCGCCGCCAAGCTGCCGCATCTGCAGCGCGGTGTCCTCGATCCGGTCCGCTCGCTCGGCGTGCCGGCCGATGCCTTGATCGTGGACCGGCTCAACCTGATGTATGCCAAGGACTACCGGGTCTGGGACGACCTGCGCTACATCCGGAGGGGCTTCGCACTGATGGGCTCATAG